The following is a genomic window from Mycobacterium parmense.
GATCTCGGCGCGACCCAGCTCGTTCTCCTCGTAGATCGGCTTGAGCATGCCGCGCAGGGCCTTCTCGATCTCGTCGATCGCCTGGTAGATCACCGAGTAGTAGCGGATCTCCACACCTTCGCGGTTGGCCAGCTCGGTCGCCTTGCCCTCGGCGCGGACGTTGAACCCGATGATCACCGCGTCCGACGCCGACGCCAGGTTGACGTTGGTTTCGGTGATGCCGCCGACGCCGCGGTCGATCACGCGCAGCGCCACCTCGTCGTCGATCTGGATGCCCATCAGGGCCTCCTCGAGCGCCTCGACGGTACCGGCGTTGTCGCCCTTGAGGATCAGGTTCAGCTGGCTGGTTTCCTTCAGCGCCGAGTCCAGGTCCTCCAGGCTGATCCGCTTGCGGGAGCGCGCCGCCAGGGCGTTGCGCTTGCGGGCGCTGCGCCGGTCGGCGATCTGGCGGGCGATGCGGTCCTCGTCGACGACCAGGAAGTTGTCACCGGCGCCGGGCACGGACGTGAAGCCGATGACCTGCACCGGCCGCGACGGCAGCGCCTCCTCGACGTCGTCGCCGTGCTCGTCGACCATGCGGCGCACGCGCCCGTAGGCGTCGCCGGCGACCACCGAGTCGCCGACGCGCAGCGTGCCGCGCTGGATCAGCACGGTGGCGACCGGACCGCGCCCGCGGTCCAGGTGCGCCTCGATCGCCACACCCTGGGCCTCCATGTCGGGGTTGGCCCGCAGATCCAGGGCGGCGTCGGCGGTCAGCAGCACCGCCTCCTCGAGCGAGGAGATGTTGGTGCCCTCCTTGGCCGAGATGTCGACGAACATCGTGTCGCCACCGAATTCCTCTGGAACGAGCCCGAATTCGGTGAGCTGGCCACGGATCTTCTGCGGGTCGGCGCCTTCCTTGTCGATCTTGTTGACCGCCACCACGATCGGCACGTCGGCCGCCTGCGCGTGGTTGATGGCCTCCACCGTCTGCGGCATGACGCCGTCGTCGGCGGCGACCACGAGGATCGCGATGTCGGTGGCCTTGGCGCCGCGGGCACGCATGGCGGTGAACGCCTCGTGACCCGGGGTGTCGATGAAGGTGATCAGCCGCTGGGTGCCGTCGAAGTCGACGGGCACCTGGTAGGCGCCGATGTGCTGGGTGATGCCGCCGGCCTCGCCCTCACGCACGCTGGCCTTACGGATGGTGTCCAGCAGCCGGGTTTTACCGTGGTCGACGTGACCCATGACGGTCACCACCGGCGGACGGGTCTGCAGGTCCTCCTCGCCGCCCTCGTCCTCGCCGTAGGTGAGGTCGAAGGACTCCAGCAGCTCGCGGTCCTCGTCCTCGGGGCTGACGACCTGGACCACATAGTTCATCTCGCTGCCGAGCAGCTCGAGCGTCTCGTCGCCGACCGACTGGGTGGCCGTGACCATCTCGCCGAGGTTGAACAGCGCCTGCACCAGCGAGGCCGGGTTGGCGTCGATCTTCTCGGCGAAGTCGGACAGCGACGCGCCGCGGGCCAGGCGGATCGTCTCGCCGTTGCCGTGCGGCAGCCGCACGCCGCCGACGACGGGCGCCTGCATCGAGTCGTATTCCTGGCGCTTCTGCCGCTTGGACTTGCGGCCGCGCCGCGGCGCACCGCCGGGACGGCCGAACGCGCCGGCCGCGCCGCCGCGCTGACCGGGGCGACCGCCCCCGCCACCGGGGCCACCGCCGCCGGGCCGGCCTCTGAAACCGCCGGGCGCGGCGCCTACGCCACCGCCGCCACCACCGCCGCCGCCGCGGTAGTTACCGCCGCCGCCGTCACGGCCGCCGCCGGGGCCACCGGGCCGACCGCCGCCGGGCCGGGGCGCACCGGTGCGGGCCGGCCGGGGCCCTCCCGCCGCGCCGCCGGGACGCGGCGGCATGTTGCCGGGCGACGCGCCCGGGCGAGGCGCCCCGGGCCGGGGCGCGCCGGGGCGCGGCACCGGGCGCGGAATGGGCCGGTCGACGGATTGCGCCGACGAGAACGGGTTGTTGCCGACGCGCGGGGCGCGGGGCTTCGGTATGGGGGGGCCGGGACGCGGGCCCGGCGTCGCGCCGGGCTGCGGCCCGGGCTGGCTGTGCGGCTGCTGGGCCGGGGTTGGCGGCCGCGGCTGTCCCGGCTGGGGTGGGGCCGACGGGGTGGCCGGGCGGCTCGGAACCGGCGCCGGCCGCGCCGGGGCCTGTTCGGGCGCGGCCGACGAGGCCTGGGCGGCGGGCGCCATCGGGCCGGGGGTGGGACGGGGCGGCGCGCTGGTCGCCTCGCCGTTGCCGACCACGCTGCTGATCGCCTTGTCGAGCGCCCGGTCGAGGGAGGCGTCGGGGCTCCGCGAGGGGGCTTTCGCCGCGGCTTTCGCGGCCTTCTGCGGGGCGGGCTTGCCGCCCCCGAAGGATTCGCGCAGCCGCCGCGCGACCGGCGCCTCTACCGTCGACGAAGCGGACTTGACGAATTCGCCCTGATCGTTAAGCCGGGCGAGCACTTCCTTGCTGGTGACACCGAGTTCCTTAGCCAACTCGTGTACGCGGGCCTTACCTGCCACTACATCTCCTGTCTATGAGGCGACAGTC
Proteins encoded in this region:
- the infB gene encoding translation initiation factor IF-2, whose product is MAGKARVHELAKELGVTSKEVLARLNDQGEFVKSASSTVEAPVARRLRESFGGGKPAPQKAAKAAAKAPSRSPDASLDRALDKAISSVVGNGEATSAPPRPTPGPMAPAAQASSAAPEQAPARPAPVPSRPATPSAPPQPGQPRPPTPAQQPHSQPGPQPGATPGPRPGPPIPKPRAPRVGNNPFSSAQSVDRPIPRPVPRPGAPRPGAPRPGASPGNMPPRPGGAAGGPRPARTGAPRPGGGRPGGPGGGRDGGGGNYRGGGGGGGGGVGAAPGGFRGRPGGGGPGGGGGRPGQRGGAAGAFGRPGGAPRRGRKSKRQKRQEYDSMQAPVVGGVRLPHGNGETIRLARGASLSDFAEKIDANPASLVQALFNLGEMVTATQSVGDETLELLGSEMNYVVQVVSPEDEDRELLESFDLTYGEDEGGEEDLQTRPPVVTVMGHVDHGKTRLLDTIRKASVREGEAGGITQHIGAYQVPVDFDGTQRLITFIDTPGHEAFTAMRARGAKATDIAILVVAADDGVMPQTVEAINHAQAADVPIVVAVNKIDKEGADPQKIRGQLTEFGLVPEEFGGDTMFVDISAKEGTNISSLEEAVLLTADAALDLRANPDMEAQGVAIEAHLDRGRGPVATVLIQRGTLRVGDSVVAGDAYGRVRRMVDEHGDDVEEALPSRPVQVIGFTSVPGAGDNFLVVDEDRIARQIADRRSARKRNALAARSRKRISLEDLDSALKETSQLNLILKGDNAGTVEALEEALMGIQIDDEVALRVIDRGVGGITETNVNLASASDAVIIGFNVRAEGKATELANREGVEIRYYSVIYQAIDEIEKALRGMLKPIYEENELGRAEIRAIFRSSKVGIIAGCMITSGVVRRNAKARLLRDNVVVTENLTINSLRREKDDVTEVREGFECGMTLGYSDIKEGDIIESYELVQKERT